From Flavipsychrobacter sp., a single genomic window includes:
- a CDS encoding NAD(P)H-hydrate dehydratase, translating to MKIFSSSQIKACDAYTIHASKMKSIDLMERAANKCVDWLSTHLPKDALFIVLCGSGNNGGDGLAITRLLHQRGYGVKAFLLEINDEMTPDCNTNYERLKNIDNDYVEVLQEGMFVADIPQNVYIIDAILGTGLNRPVSGWLSEFIQNVNESENIKIAIDIPSGIPADNIPEGDFAAIMADHTISFQFYKRSFLHRETGIYTGFIHVLDIGLHPTFITATHTNYATIDTDAIGAIYKKRQPFSHKGDYGFAYLIAGSHGMIGAAILAVRAAFRAGAGKIKILLPECGYNIMQTAVPEAICTVYGEKYISRICDWENVDAIGIGPGLGTNENTARAFSQFIEECKVPVVIDADGLNLLAQRSGLLGKVPARSILTPHPKEFDNLFGKSANSMQRLERARKEAMHYNIYIVLKDRYTIVVTPKGDCWYNLTGNPGMATAGSGDVLTGIITGLLAQGYSSEQAAMMGVYIHGLAGDIASGKQSEEALVAGDIITKLGKAFRIISKY from the coding sequence ATGAAAATATTTTCCTCGTCGCAGATAAAAGCATGCGATGCTTATACGATACATGCCTCTAAAATGAAGTCTATAGACCTTATGGAGCGTGCTGCTAATAAGTGTGTAGACTGGTTGTCTACTCATCTGCCCAAAGATGCTTTGTTCATCGTTCTATGTGGTTCGGGGAATAACGGAGGGGATGGCCTGGCTATTACAAGGCTACTGCACCAAAGAGGATATGGAGTGAAGGCCTTTTTGCTGGAGATAAATGACGAAATGACGCCCGACTGCAATACGAATTATGAACGACTGAAAAATATAGATAATGACTATGTAGAAGTGCTACAGGAAGGCATGTTTGTAGCAGATATACCCCAAAATGTATATATAATTGATGCTATATTAGGTACGGGTTTGAACAGGCCTGTATCGGGATGGTTGTCAGAGTTTATCCAAAATGTAAATGAGAGTGAAAATATAAAGATAGCTATTGATATACCGAGTGGTATACCTGCTGATAATATCCCTGAAGGTGACTTTGCTGCTATTATGGCGGATCATACTATTAGTTTTCAGTTCTATAAACGCTCTTTCTTGCATAGGGAAACAGGTATCTATACAGGTTTTATACATGTGTTAGATATAGGATTGCATCCCACCTTTATAACAGCTACACATACCAACTATGCTACAATTGATACCGATGCCATAGGAGCTATATACAAGAAAAGGCAACCGTTTTCTCATAAGGGCGACTATGGTTTTGCCTATTTGATAGCAGGTAGCCATGGTATGATAGGCGCTGCTATATTGGCGGTAAGGGCAGCTTTTAGAGCAGGGGCAGGTAAGATCAAGATACTGCTCCCCGAGTGCGGTTATAATATTATGCAGACCGCAGTGCCTGAAGCGATATGCACAGTATATGGCGAAAAGTACATCTCCCGCATTTGCGATTGGGAAAATGTGGATGCTATAGGAATAGGGCCAGGTTTAGGTACTAATGAAAATACTGCCAGAGCCTTTAGTCAGTTCATAGAAGAATGTAAAGTGCCTGTGGTAATAGATGCCGACGGCTTAAATCTTTTAGCTCAAAGGAGTGGCTTGTTAGGCAAAGTGCCTGCGAGAAGTATATTGACGCCCCACCCAAAAGAGTTTGATAATTTGTTTGGCAAATCGGCGAATAGCATGCAGCGATTAGAGCGTGCTCGTAAAGAAGCGATGCATTATAATATATATATAGTCCTGAAAGATAGGTACACCATTGTGGTGACGCCTAAGGGTGACTGCTGGTATAACCTTACTGGTAATCCTGGTATGGCTACAGCAGGTAGTGGCGATGTGCTTACAGGTATCATAACAGGTTTGTTGGCACAGGGCTACAGCTCGGAGCAGGCTGCAATGATGGGCGTATATATACATGGGCTTGCAGGAGATATAGCCTCGGGCAAGCAATCGGAAGAAGCTCTTGTAGCAGGCGATATTATTACTAAGCTGGGTAAGGCCTTTAGGATAATTAGTAAGTATTAG
- a CDS encoding class I SAM-dependent methyltransferase, which produces MSSEYYHTKESVEEYIKLSEGYDGAYLIKELMPLLPIGSTVLELGSGSGKDIELLSQYYKVTGSDYSEEFLKVLKNRLPNVDFLHLNAATLVTDLCFNCIYSNKVLHHLKDEELTSSISRQHELLNRDGIVCHSFWKGEGSELFKGMFVNYHTKKELGSLFATKFNILHLEEYAEVEEGDSIFLIAQKK; this is translated from the coding sequence ATGAGTAGTGAATATTATCATACTAAGGAGTCGGTAGAAGAATACATTAAACTATCTGAAGGCTATGACGGTGCATATTTAATAAAAGAGTTAATGCCTTTGCTGCCAATAGGTTCAACGGTTTTAGAATTAGGGTCGGGTAGTGGTAAGGATATAGAGTTACTTAGCCAATATTATAAGGTAACAGGTTCTGACTACTCCGAAGAGTTTCTGAAGGTGCTGAAAAATAGACTGCCCAATGTAGATTTCTTACACCTCAATGCTGCAACATTAGTAACGGATTTATGTTTTAACTGCATCTATTCCAACAAAGTACTGCATCATCTAAAAGACGAAGAGCTGACCAGCTCCATAAGCAGACAGCATGAATTATTAAATAGGGACGGTATTGTTTGTCACTCTTTTTGGAAGGGAGAAGGTTCAGAACTGTTTAAAGGTATGTTCGTCAATTATCATACAAAAAAAGAACTGGGAAGCCTATTTGCTACAAAATTCAACATACTTCATTTAGAAGAGTATGCAGAGGTGGAAGAAGGAGATTCCATATTCTTAATAGCACAAAAAAAGTGA
- the purD gene encoding phosphoribosylamine--glycine ligase: MAAKNILLLGSGGRESAIAWKLRQSKFCKELFIAPGNAGTGQYGTNLNIPVTDFEAIKEACLQDNIDILIPGPEDPLVSGIYDFFKNDEQLKHIVVVGPSKEGAQLEGSKAYSKKFMQRHNIPTAGYQEFTDANYDEGVAYIKQHSLPIVLKADGLAAGKGVVIAQTTEEALTSFEHMIKEAQFGDASKKVVIEEFLSGVEMSVFVLTDGTNYALLPQAKDYKRIGEGDTGLNTGGMGAISPVPFADDAFMAKVKNQIVDPTVNGLKAENITYQGFIFFGLIKVDGEPYVIEYNCRMGDPETEVVMPRLKSDLVEMILQMEEGKLNEYTVEHDERAACTVMLVSAGYPGSYAKGKVMTGFDSVTNSTLFHAGTKKSDGEVVTSGGRVIAITSYGTDIKAALATSYENAQKVDFEGKTYRNDIGYEFK; this comes from the coding sequence ATGGCAGCAAAAAATATCCTTTTATTAGGATCAGGCGGAAGAGAATCAGCAATAGCATGGAAATTAAGACAAAGTAAGTTTTGTAAAGAGCTATTTATAGCTCCGGGCAATGCTGGTACAGGCCAGTATGGCACCAATCTTAATATACCTGTTACTGATTTTGAAGCCATTAAAGAAGCCTGCCTACAAGATAATATTGACATACTAATACCTGGCCCTGAAGACCCGTTAGTATCAGGCATATACGATTTCTTTAAAAATGATGAGCAATTAAAGCACATCGTAGTAGTAGGCCCATCAAAAGAAGGCGCACAGCTGGAAGGTAGCAAGGCGTATTCTAAAAAGTTCATGCAGCGTCATAATATACCTACTGCTGGTTATCAGGAGTTTACTGATGCCAACTATGATGAAGGCGTTGCTTATATCAAACAACATAGCCTGCCTATCGTATTGAAGGCGGATGGATTAGCTGCGGGTAAGGGGGTAGTTATTGCGCAAACAACAGAAGAAGCATTGACTTCTTTTGAGCATATGATCAAAGAAGCACAGTTTGGCGATGCTAGTAAAAAAGTGGTGATAGAAGAGTTCCTTTCGGGTGTAGAGATGTCTGTATTTGTGTTGACAGATGGCACCAACTATGCACTATTACCTCAAGCTAAGGACTATAAGCGTATTGGTGAGGGAGATACTGGACTGAACACAGGTGGTATGGGAGCTATCTCTCCTGTACCTTTTGCTGATGATGCCTTTATGGCAAAAGTCAAGAACCAAATTGTAGACCCTACGGTAAATGGTTTAAAGGCGGAAAACATTACTTATCAAGGTTTTATCTTCTTTGGATTGATCAAAGTAGATGGCGAACCTTATGTAATAGAATACAACTGCCGTATGGGCGACCCTGAGACAGAAGTGGTGATGCCAAGACTAAAAAGTGATTTGGTAGAAATGATACTACAAATGGAAGAAGGCAAGCTAAATGAATATACCGTAGAACATGATGAACGTGCTGCATGTACCGTAATGCTGGTATCAGCAGGCTACCCAGGGAGCTATGCCAAAGGAAAGGTGATGACAGGTTTTGATAGTGTAACCAATAGCACCCTCTTCCATGCAGGAACAAAGAAAAGCGATGGTGAAGTGGTAACCAGCGGTGGACGTGTTATTGCCATCACCTCATATGGTACTGATATAAAAGCTGCTTTGGCTACGTCTTATGAGAATGCTCAAAAAGTAGACTTTGAAGGCAAGACCTACCGAAACGATATTGGATATGAGTTTAAGTGA
- a CDS encoding peptide MFS transporter, translated as MSKEQNASVAKHPKGLYVLFFTEMWERFGYYLMLGIFSLYMLDSVEHGGMGFSPTTKSDIYGTYLGLVYLTPFIGGLLADRVFGFRKSIIAGGLLMAAGYLGLAMPGETTFYISLLLIILGNGFFKPNISVLVGNLYNDEKYKANKDSGYNIFYMGINIGAFVCNFVAAYMRINFGWGWAFGAAGVGMLIGVLIFLAGTKHVKHADVMKPVQKEDMSMAKIFAYVLLPVFICGVVGYMIPGNIFGTDSNDAFLFGCIPVVIFYGSLWARGSKEDKNSIGALLSVMVCVIIFWAVFHQNGDALTVWAKDYTDREMPASIANVAQKVNMAQEVTYDANNVEGTYFENLQLDKRPESGNSLLLFSTELYQSINPFWVVLLTPVVVGLWGFLRTKKREPSTPAKIALGLFITGLSTLVMVAAVSSVQMGDEKASSWWLIASYGVITFGELCLSPMGLSLVSKLSPPRLTALMMGGWFLSTAIGNKLSGMLSGLWEEIDNKSNFFLINFALCMGATLMLLVLLKWLRKVMNEKGVH; from the coding sequence ATGAGTAAAGAACAAAATGCATCTGTCGCCAAACACCCTAAAGGGTTGTATGTGCTCTTTTTTACAGAAATGTGGGAGCGCTTTGGATACTACCTTATGTTGGGGATATTCTCTCTATATATGCTCGACTCAGTAGAGCATGGAGGTATGGGTTTTAGTCCTACTACTAAGTCAGATATATATGGTACTTATTTAGGTTTGGTATACCTAACACCTTTTATTGGAGGTCTATTGGCAGACCGTGTATTTGGTTTCCGTAAATCCATTATAGCAGGTGGTTTATTAATGGCAGCTGGCTATTTAGGATTGGCCATGCCTGGGGAGACCACATTCTATATTTCTTTATTACTCATCATATTAGGTAATGGTTTCTTTAAACCAAACATTTCGGTATTGGTAGGAAACCTTTATAATGATGAGAAATATAAGGCCAATAAGGATTCAGGCTATAATATATTCTACATGGGTATCAATATAGGTGCCTTTGTCTGCAACTTTGTGGCAGCTTATATGCGTATCAACTTCGGTTGGGGCTGGGCATTTGGCGCGGCAGGTGTAGGTATGCTTATCGGTGTACTTATCTTCTTAGCTGGTACCAAACATGTAAAACATGCTGATGTGATGAAGCCTGTGCAGAAAGAAGATATGTCTATGGCTAAAATATTCGCTTATGTATTACTACCAGTATTCATTTGTGGGGTTGTTGGTTATATGATACCGGGCAATATTTTTGGTACTGATTCTAACGACGCTTTCCTTTTTGGTTGTATCCCAGTTGTGATATTCTATGGCTCTTTATGGGCACGTGGTAGTAAAGAAGATAAAAACTCAATAGGGGCTTTACTATCAGTAATGGTATGTGTGATCATATTTTGGGCGGTATTCCACCAAAATGGAGATGCACTAACGGTTTGGGCAAAAGACTACACGGATAGAGAAATGCCAGCGAGCATAGCCAACGTAGCACAGAAAGTGAATATGGCACAAGAAGTGACCTACGATGCTAATAATGTTGAAGGAACATATTTTGAAAACTTACAGTTAGATAAACGTCCTGAAAGTGGTAACTCTCTTTTATTGTTTTCAACAGAACTATATCAATCTATCAATCCGTTTTGGGTGGTATTGCTAACACCTGTAGTTGTAGGGCTTTGGGGCTTCTTGCGCACCAAAAAGCGCGAGCCATCTACGCCTGCAAAAATTGCTTTAGGTCTGTTTATCACAGGTTTATCTACACTGGTCATGGTAGCAGCGGTGTCGTCGGTACAGATGGGAGATGAAAAGGCCTCTAGTTGGTGGTTGATAGCTTCTTATGGTGTAATTACGTTCGGGGAACTTTGTTTATCGCCGATGGGACTATCATTAGTCTCTAAATTAAGTCCACCAAGACTAACAGCACTAATGATGGGTGGCTGGTTCTTATCTACTGCCATAGGTAATAAGCTATCTGGTATGTTATCAGGTCTTTGGGAAGAGATCGACAATAAATCTAATTTCTTCCTGATCAACTTTGCATTATGCATGGGTGCTACCTTAATGCTTTTGGTGCTATTGAAATGGTTAAGAAAAGTAATGAATGAAAAAGGAGTGCACTAG
- a CDS encoding oligopeptide:H+ symporter, translating to MDQVQKGHPPGLYWLFFAEMWERFCYYGMRALLVLYLTKTLMVADKETFAIYGAYTALVYAVTVLGGKLADSLLGYRIAVILGGFLMAIGEFMILGGTQFWLLMGMAVIISGNGYFKANISSIVGRLYPDGDPRRDSGFTIFYIGINLGAFLATTVVAEVGNKFGYEYGFGLAGIGMLIGAFVFIFGQKHYEGHGLPPDRDKLMKPAFGPLSRLHVVILGTLAIIPVFYLLLTNTDVVGYLLGATAIYVLYLLLSAGVKGGKVLRDRMLILILLMFFNIVFWACFEQAGSSLTLFADRNINRVVFGYEIGAATTQFFNPLYILIFGSIFSVMWVKLSKIGKNPNIPMKFGLGIVQLGLGYLVVWLVSGMGLVSEEFTMPLFTLVFLYMLHTTGELFLSPIGLSMVTKLAPKQMTGMVMGAWFLSIAGANYVAAILAQLTGAEHGAEGVEATAAESLNQYVDIYTQMGLITVGIGLLLVVLSKPLNKLMHGVV from the coding sequence ATGGATCAAGTACAAAAAGGACACCCGCCGGGGTTGTATTGGTTGTTCTTCGCAGAGATGTGGGAGCGCTTTTGTTATTACGGTATGCGTGCACTGTTAGTGCTCTACCTTACTAAAACATTAATGGTAGCAGACAAAGAAACGTTTGCTATATACGGAGCTTATACTGCATTAGTTTATGCGGTAACAGTGCTGGGTGGTAAACTCGCAGATAGCTTGCTAGGTTATCGTATAGCTGTTATCTTAGGAGGTTTCTTAATGGCCATTGGTGAGTTTATGATACTGGGCGGCACTCAGTTTTGGCTACTTATGGGTATGGCTGTAATTATTTCTGGTAATGGCTACTTTAAAGCCAATATCTCCAGTATTGTGGGGCGTTTATATCCTGACGGAGACCCTAGAAGGGACTCTGGTTTCACCATTTTCTATATAGGTATCAACCTTGGTGCTTTCTTAGCAACTACAGTTGTAGCTGAGGTGGGTAATAAATTTGGTTATGAGTATGGCTTTGGTCTTGCAGGTATTGGTATGCTTATCGGTGCATTCGTATTCATCTTCGGACAGAAGCACTATGAAGGACACGGTTTGCCGCCAGATAGAGACAAACTGATGAAACCTGCCTTTGGCCCATTGAGCAGACTACATGTGGTTATTCTGGGTACGTTGGCGATCATTCCTGTTTTCTATTTGCTACTCACTAATACTGATGTTGTAGGTTACCTACTAGGTGCTACAGCGATATATGTATTATACTTATTATTATCAGCAGGTGTAAAAGGTGGTAAGGTATTGCGTGATAGAATGTTGATATTAATTCTGTTGATGTTCTTCAACATTGTATTCTGGGCGTGTTTCGAGCAAGCAGGTTCTTCGCTAACTCTTTTTGCGGATAGAAATATAAACAGGGTAGTGTTTGGCTATGAAATAGGAGCCGCAACTACACAGTTCTTCAACCCTCTATACATTTTGATATTCGGTTCTATCTTCTCTGTAATGTGGGTGAAGCTGTCTAAAATTGGTAAGAACCCGAACATACCGATGAAGTTTGGTTTGGGTATCGTACAGCTAGGTTTAGGTTATCTAGTAGTGTGGTTAGTAAGTGGAATGGGATTGGTAAGCGAAGAGTTTACTATGCCATTATTTACATTAGTATTCTTATACATGTTGCATACTACGGGTGAGTTATTCTTGTCTCCTATCGGTTTGTCTATGGTGACAAAATTGGCGCCTAAGCAAATGACTGGTATGGTAATGGGAGCATGGTTCCTTTCTATTGCGGGTGCAAACTATGTAGCGGCGATATTGGCACAGCTTACTGGTGCAGAGCACGGTGCAGAAGGTGTGGAAGCTACAGCTGCTGAGAGTCTAAACCAATATGTAGATATCTATACACAAATGGGATTGATCACCGTGGGTATTGGTCTTTTATTGGTGGTGTTATCTAAGCCATTAAATAAATTAATGCACGGCGTGGTATAA
- a CDS encoding peptide MFS transporter translates to MAEVTRESLDLKQIQDFKGKYPKQLWYLFLVEMWERFCFYGLRGMLVVFMVSQLMISDQEANLQYGAIQAFIYAFTFIGGLFADKILGFRKSLFWGGLLMIAGSFIIAASPTEFFYIGTCFTIVGTGFFKPNISTMVGELYSAGDPRRDAGFGLFYSGINIGALLGGFLCVYLGKYYSWSLAFGAAGVVMIIGLLTFLVTKKTMGPIGESPLKEATPSKRKTYEVAVFIGSLAVMPLILIMVSKTEYTDYFMYTIGPLTLIYLVYEMLKLSAAERKKMVAALVFIVFSVLFWAFFEQSGGSLSLFALNNLKHSLLGIEGVDPNVINNTVNSLFVIIFSILVGLLWIWMAKKKIEPNSVVKFGLGFLFLGGAFFVFYSTVFFADADGMTSLNIFTLGYLVITFGELALSPIGLSLMTKLAPKKLWGVMMGMWFLASAYGQYVAGLLGAGIASAGENASKMDKLVTYTDGYKQLGLYALVAGIILIIISPIIRKLMQEVK, encoded by the coding sequence ATGGCAGAAGTAACAAGAGAGTCGCTTGACTTAAAGCAAATTCAAGATTTTAAAGGTAAATATCCTAAGCAACTATGGTATCTCTTCCTTGTAGAGATGTGGGAACGTTTTTGTTTTTATGGTTTACGTGGTATGCTTGTCGTTTTCATGGTATCGCAATTGATGATCAGCGATCAGGAAGCTAACTTACAATACGGAGCCATTCAAGCTTTTATATATGCCTTTACATTTATTGGCGGTTTGTTTGCCGATAAAATTCTAGGATTTAGAAAGTCGCTTTTCTGGGGAGGATTATTGATGATAGCAGGTAGTTTTATTATAGCGGCATCTCCTACAGAGTTCTTCTATATAGGTACTTGCTTTACGATAGTTGGTACGGGTTTCTTTAAGCCTAATATCTCCACTATGGTAGGTGAGCTATATAGTGCTGGTGATCCTCGTCGAGATGCAGGTTTTGGTTTGTTCTATTCAGGTATAAATATTGGAGCACTTTTAGGTGGTTTCCTCTGTGTTTATTTAGGTAAATATTATTCATGGAGTTTAGCTTTTGGAGCTGCGGGAGTAGTAATGATCATAGGACTATTAACCTTTTTAGTTACGAAAAAGACAATGGGACCTATAGGGGAATCTCCATTAAAGGAAGCTACGCCAAGCAAAAGAAAAACTTATGAAGTGGCTGTGTTTATAGGGTCTCTGGCTGTAATGCCATTAATACTTATTATGGTAAGTAAGACTGAGTACACAGATTATTTTATGTATACTATTGGCCCATTGACATTGATATACTTGGTATATGAGATGTTGAAATTATCTGCAGCAGAGCGTAAGAAAATGGTAGCTGCTTTAGTGTTTATTGTTTTTTCTGTTTTGTTCTGGGCATTCTTTGAACAAAGTGGTGGTTCTTTAAGTCTGTTTGCACTAAACAATTTGAAGCACTCACTATTAGGTATAGAGGGAGTAGACCCTAACGTTATTAATAATACAGTGAACTCTCTATTTGTTATCATATTTAGTATTCTGGTAGGTTTGCTATGGATATGGATGGCCAAAAAGAAAATAGAGCCAAACTCTGTTGTGAAGTTTGGTTTAGGTTTCCTGTTTTTAGGAGGAGCATTCTTTGTATTCTACTCAACAGTATTCTTTGCAGATGCAGATGGTATGACCTCTCTTAATATTTTTACATTAGGTTACTTGGTCATCACATTTGGTGAGTTAGCCTTGTCTCCGATCGGTTTGTCATTAATGACGAAATTAGCACCTAAAAAGCTCTGGGGTGTTATGATGGGTATGTGGTTCTTGGCTAGCGCTTATGGCCAGTATGTAGCAGGATTACTAGGTGCTGGTATTGCTTCTGCTGGTGAGAATGCATCTAAAATGGATAAGCTGGTAACTTATACTGATGGGTATAAACAACTAGGGCTTTATGCCTTAGTTGCGGGTATTATACTTATAATAATATCTCCTATCATCCGTAAGCTGATGCAAGAAGTAAAATAG
- a CDS encoding 2-C-methyl-D-erythritol 4-phosphate cytidylyltransferase, whose amino-acid sequence MKKYAVIVAGGKGLRMDNAVPKQFLPLLGKPILYHTIKAFKDAYEDIDIILVLPQDQTSYTQMVLQSFTERIELTIVPGGATRYHSVQNGLNMVKEESIVFVHDGVRPLVTKELIQRCFDDAIAYGSAIPAVPVSDSMRLVDGGHSKPVDRSMMRAIQTPQTFKSEILLPAFRQDYQDAFTDEATVVEHLGTSVHITEGEKSNLKITTPIDMKVAEAILESRLEDA is encoded by the coding sequence ATGAAGAAATATGCTGTAATAGTAGCAGGCGGCAAAGGTCTACGCATGGATAACGCTGTGCCTAAGCAGTTTTTGCCACTGCTGGGCAAGCCTATTCTATATCATACCATCAAGGCCTTTAAGGATGCGTATGAGGATATAGATATTATCCTTGTGCTGCCTCAAGACCAGACCAGCTATACGCAGATGGTATTGCAATCCTTTACTGAACGAATAGAACTAACGATAGTGCCGGGAGGTGCTACAAGGTATCATAGTGTGCAGAATGGATTGAATATGGTAAAAGAAGAGTCGATTGTATTTGTACATGATGGGGTAAGACCATTAGTGACAAAAGAACTGATACAACGATGTTTCGATGATGCTATAGCTTACGGCAGTGCTATACCTGCAGTGCCTGTTAGCGACTCTATGCGATTGGTAGATGGGGGGCACAGCAAGCCTGTAGATAGGTCTATGATGCGTGCCATACAAACACCACAAACATTCAAGTCTGAAATATTATTGCCAGCATTTCGTCAGGACTATCAGGATGCATTTACTGATGAGGCTACCGTCGTAGAGCATTTAGGTACTTCAGTACATATCACAGAAGGAGAAAAGAGTAACCTGAAAATAACAACGCCAATAGATATGAAAGTGGCGGAAGCGATACTGGAATCGAGATTGGAAGATGCGTAA
- the dnaG gene encoding DNA primase — protein MIAPESIQEVMNRADIIDVVGQFVRLKKRGANHIANCPFHNEKTPSFSVSGAKGIYKCFGCGKGGNVVTFVQEHEKLTYPEAVRWLADYYNIELVESEQSPEQKEKQLAEESLRILNEYAATYFHDTLLKDEEGQTIGLSYFKERGFRKDIIERFRLGYCPERNNMFLYHALKKGHSQDLMEKAGLVKTKNGSTYDAYRGRVIFPIQNMTGRVLGFGARILKKNDRAPKYVNSPENELYNKSRVLYGMYQSKQAISKQDECFMVEGYTDVISLHQGGVENVVASSGTSLTEDQLRLVGQLTKNLTILYDGDAAGVKAALRGLDMALSQSFNVKLVLLPEGEDPDSFIQDNGAAKFHEYVKENKQDIISFRMEVGMRDIGNDPVLKSKLVNEIAESISRIDKVNDFALKEHYIRLASTKLQVQDVGFINLVNKYTRERIEQERRQKRNEEERRSNMPPPEAEEYGVEEQPLQTEQVSRDAEQEWALVKALIEHGDKEYEENTSVAFLVHERVDPELIDTPLARRFFDLYFEYINETKKIPTLGFFVGHADEEVQKKSADIFQTQGLSHNWKERHNIDTLDGDLNYLNEINSPLLYFEVKKLRMIMSSLHERIGKEKDSKRLEVMMKKYMELKVEEKEMTQAYGTAILKLK, from the coding sequence ATGATAGCCCCGGAAAGTATACAGGAAGTAATGAACCGCGCCGATATTATCGACGTTGTGGGGCAGTTTGTGCGACTGAAAAAGCGTGGCGCGAATCATATAGCCAATTGTCCATTTCATAATGAGAAAACGCCCTCTTTTTCTGTATCGGGAGCAAAGGGTATTTATAAATGCTTTGGTTGTGGTAAAGGTGGGAATGTAGTCACCTTTGTACAAGAACATGAGAAATTGACTTACCCTGAGGCGGTACGTTGGTTGGCAGATTATTATAATATAGAACTGGTAGAGTCAGAACAATCGCCTGAGCAAAAAGAAAAACAACTAGCCGAAGAGAGCCTACGTATACTTAATGAGTACGCCGCTACTTATTTTCATGATACCTTATTGAAAGATGAGGAAGGGCAAACAATAGGGTTGTCTTATTTTAAAGAGCGAGGTTTTAGAAAGGATATCATAGAGCGTTTTCGACTAGGATATTGTCCTGAACGTAATAATATGTTCTTATACCATGCTTTGAAAAAAGGTCATAGTCAGGACCTGATGGAGAAAGCTGGTTTAGTAAAGACAAAAAACGGCAGTACTTACGATGCCTACAGAGGTAGAGTGATATTTCCCATACAAAACATGACAGGAAGAGTACTGGGGTTTGGCGCACGTATCTTAAAGAAGAACGACCGAGCACCCAAGTATGTCAACTCTCCTGAGAATGAATTGTACAATAAGAGTAGGGTGCTGTATGGCATGTACCAGTCAAAACAAGCCATAAGCAAGCAGGATGAGTGCTTTATGGTAGAGGGGTATACAGATGTTATTTCTCTACATCAGGGAGGAGTAGAAAATGTAGTTGCCAGTAGTGGAACTTCTCTTACAGAAGACCAGTTAAGATTAGTGGGGCAACTCACTAAGAACCTGACCATATTATATGATGGTGATGCTGCCGGAGTAAAAGCTGCTTTGCGCGGGCTGGATATGGCATTGTCTCAAAGTTTTAATGTGAAGTTGGTATTGCTGCCAGAGGGAGAAGACCCTGATAGTTTTATACAAGATAATGGTGCTGCCAAGTTTCATGAATATGTAAAAGAGAACAAGCAAGATATTATCAGCTTCCGTATGGAAGTAGGTATGCGAGATATAGGTAATGACCCTGTGCTGAAGTCGAAACTGGTCAATGAAATTGCAGAAAGTATTTCACGAATTGACAAGGTCAATGATTTTGCCCTAAAAGAGCATTATATAAGGTTGGCATCCACCAAGCTACAGGTACAGGATGTTGGTTTTATCAACTTGGTCAATAAATATACCAGAGAGCGAATAGAGCAAGAGCGTAGGCAAAAAAGAAATGAAGAGGAGCGAAGATCCAATATGCCTCCTCCTGAGGCAGAGGAGTATGGTGTGGAGGAGCAACCTTTGCAAACAGAGCAAGTATCTAGAGATGCAGAGCAAGAATGGGCTTTGGTAAAAGCACTAATAGAGCACGGAGATAAGGAGTATGAAGAAAATACAAGCGTGGCTTTCTTGGTTCATGAAAGGGTAGACCCTGAACTGATAGATACACCATTGGCCAGAAGGTTTTTTGATCTTTATTTTGAGTATATCAACGAAACAAAGAAAATTCCAACACTGGGTTTCTTTGTGGGGCATGCCGATGAGGAAGTACAAAAGAAATCGGCTGATATATTTCAAACACAAGGTTTAAGCCATAACTGGAAAGAACGTCATAATATAGATACACTAGATGGAGATCTTAATTACCTCAATGAGATCAATAGTCCCTTATTATATTTCGAGGTAAAAAAGCTGAGGATGATCATGAGCTCTTTGCATGAACGTATAGGCAAAGAGAAAGATAGTAAACGACTGGAAGTGATGATGAAAAAGTATATGGAACTAAAAGTAGAGGAAAAGGAAATGACACAAGCATATGGCACTGCTATCCTAAAGCTTAAGTAA